In Nostoc sp. CENA543, a single genomic region encodes these proteins:
- the mfd gene encoding transcription-repair coupling factor, translating to MAFSSIVRALGRSPLTTELLSKLNRQQELRLNGIPRLPKGLVASALAQNSQRNLFVVCATLEEAGRAYAQLEAMGWQTVHFYPTSEASPYEPFDPETEMTWGQMQVLADLVKSQQSIVNSQESIVNSQQSIVNSREFNKIAVVATVGALQPHLPPPGAFTPLCLTLKKGMEFDLDAFSEKITLLGYERVPLVETEGQWSRRGDIVDVFPVSSELPVRLEWFGDEIEQIREFDPSTQRSALDKVTQITLTPTSFTPIILDALKGNAKFQAMSSDFSSDSELDSESGIIEGSRRFLGLAYEKPASILDYLPEDTLIAIDEPEQCHAHSDRWVENAEEQWSLGTGEYDLGSLQLPKIHRCFDDCLADVTRFKTIYLSELAEENNGMNLASRRVPVTPHQFAKLADTLRQERDRNFSIWLISAQPSRSVSLLQEHDCPAQFIPNPRDYQAIDKLQINHIPVALKYSGLAELEGFILPTFRLVVVTDREFYGQHSLATPSYIRKRRKAASKQVDPNKLRPGDYVVHKSHGVGKFVKLESLTINDETRDYIVVQYADGLLRVAADQVGSLSRFRSTGDKAPELHKMTGKAWENTKNRVRKAIKKLAVDLLKLYAARSQQQGFAYPQDMPWQEEMEDSFPYQATTDQLKAVQDVKRDMESDRPMDRLVCGDVGFGKTEVAIRAIFKAVTSGKQVALLAPTTILTQQHYHTLKERFAPYPVNVGLLNRFRTAEERRDIQKRLATGELDVVVGTHQLLGKGVNFKDLGLLVIDEEQRFGVNQKEKIKTLKTQIDVLTLSATPIPRTLYMSLSGIREMSLITTPPPTRRPIQTHLSPMNPETIRSAIRQELDRGGQVFYVVPRVEGIEETTGKLREMIPGGRFAIAHGQMDESELESTMLTFSNGEADILVCTTIIESGLDIPRVNTILIEDAHKFGLSQLYQLRGRVGRAGIQAHAWLFYPKQRALSDAARQRLRAIQEFTQLGSGYQLAMRDMEIRGVGNLLGAEQSGQMEAIGFDLYMEMLEESIREIRGQEIPKVDDTQIDLNLTAFIPADYIPDIDQKMSAYRAVAAAKSKDELTQIAAEWGDRYGNLPVPANQLLRVMELKQLAKQLGFSRIKPENKQHVVLETPMEEPAWNLLAANLPDHLKTRFVYSPGKVTVRGLAVLKADQQLQSLIDAMTKMQGAIVEAAVV from the coding sequence ATGGCATTTTCTTCTATTGTGCGTGCCTTGGGGCGATCGCCACTCACCACTGAGTTACTTTCTAAATTAAATCGTCAACAAGAGTTACGCCTTAATGGTATACCTCGTCTACCTAAAGGCCTAGTAGCTTCGGCGTTAGCTCAAAATTCTCAAAGGAATTTATTCGTAGTTTGCGCCACATTAGAAGAAGCTGGACGCGCTTACGCACAGTTAGAGGCGATGGGTTGGCAAACTGTGCATTTTTACCCGACTTCTGAGGCTTCCCCTTACGAACCTTTTGACCCCGAAACGGAAATGACCTGGGGACAAATGCAGGTTTTGGCAGATTTGGTAAAGAGTCAACAGTCAATAGTCAACAGTCAAGAGTCAATAGTCAACAGTCAACAGTCAATAGTCAACAGTCGAGAGTTTAATAAAATCGCGGTTGTGGCTACTGTCGGGGCTTTGCAGCCGCATTTACCACCACCAGGTGCTTTTACTCCTTTGTGTCTTACCCTGAAAAAAGGGATGGAATTTGACCTGGATGCTTTTAGTGAAAAAATCACTCTTTTGGGATATGAACGTGTACCTTTAGTAGAAACAGAAGGACAATGGAGTCGGCGCGGTGATATTGTCGATGTTTTTCCTGTGTCTTCTGAGTTACCAGTGCGCTTGGAGTGGTTTGGCGATGAAATTGAGCAAATTCGGGAATTTGACCCATCAACTCAACGTTCAGCCCTTGACAAAGTTACACAAATTACCCTTACCCCTACTAGCTTTACCCCAATTATCTTAGATGCACTCAAAGGTAATGCTAAGTTTCAGGCGATGAGTTCTGATTTTAGTTCTGATTCAGAATTGGATAGTGAGTCAGGAATTATCGAAGGTAGTCGCAGATTTTTGGGTTTAGCCTATGAAAAACCCGCTTCGATACTGGATTACTTACCAGAGGATACCTTGATTGCCATCGATGAGCCAGAACAATGTCATGCTCATAGCGATCGCTGGGTGGAAAATGCTGAGGAACAATGGTCTTTAGGAACTGGGGAATATGATTTGGGTTCGCTACAATTACCCAAGATTCATCGGTGTTTTGATGACTGTTTGGCTGATGTCACCAGATTTAAGACTATTTATTTATCGGAACTAGCAGAAGAAAATAACGGGATGAATTTGGCTAGTCGCCGTGTACCTGTGACACCGCACCAATTTGCCAAACTAGCAGATACATTACGCCAAGAACGCGATCGCAATTTCTCGATTTGGTTAATTTCGGCTCAACCTTCCCGTTCTGTTTCTCTCCTGCAAGAACATGATTGTCCGGCGCAGTTTATTCCTAACCCCCGTGACTACCAAGCTATCGACAAGCTACAAATCAACCATATCCCCGTAGCTTTGAAATATTCAGGACTGGCGGAATTAGAAGGTTTTATTTTACCGACTTTCCGCTTAGTAGTCGTCACCGACCGCGAATTTTACGGACAGCATTCCCTCGCCACCCCCAGCTACATCCGCAAGCGGCGCAAAGCTGCATCTAAGCAAGTTGACCCCAATAAGCTGCGTCCAGGGGATTATGTAGTTCACAAAAGTCATGGGGTGGGTAAATTCGTCAAGTTAGAAAGTCTGACAATTAATGACGAAACCCGTGATTACATTGTCGTACAGTATGCTGACGGTCTTTTAAGAGTCGCTGCTGACCAAGTCGGGTCATTGTCTCGCTTCCGCAGTACAGGCGATAAAGCCCCAGAACTGCATAAAATGACCGGTAAAGCTTGGGAAAATACCAAGAACCGCGTCCGCAAAGCTATTAAGAAATTAGCAGTAGACTTGCTGAAATTATACGCCGCGCGATCGCAACAACAAGGGTTTGCCTATCCCCAAGATATGCCTTGGCAAGAGGAAATGGAAGATTCCTTCCCCTACCAAGCCACAACCGACCAGCTAAAAGCTGTGCAGGATGTGAAACGCGATATGGAAAGCGATCGCCCAATGGATCGGTTAGTATGTGGTGATGTGGGTTTCGGGAAAACAGAGGTAGCTATCCGTGCTATTTTCAAAGCCGTCACTTCCGGTAAACAAGTTGCTTTACTTGCACCAACCACAATTCTCACCCAGCAACACTACCACACCCTCAAAGAACGTTTCGCCCCCTACCCCGTCAACGTCGGCTTACTTAACCGTTTCCGTACCGCCGAAGAACGCCGTGATATCCAAAAGCGTCTAGCCACAGGGGAATTAGATGTAGTAGTTGGCACACACCAACTTTTAGGCAAAGGTGTCAACTTCAAAGACTTAGGACTATTAGTAATTGACGAAGAACAAAGATTTGGGGTGAACCAAAAAGAGAAAATTAAAACCCTGAAAACCCAAATAGACGTTCTCACACTCTCCGCCACACCCATTCCCCGCACCTTATATATGTCCTTGTCGGGAATTCGGGAAATGAGTTTGATTACCACCCCACCTCCAACCCGCAGACCAATTCAAACTCACCTTTCACCGATGAATCCCGAAACCATACGTAGTGCTATTCGGCAAGAATTAGACAGAGGTGGTCAGGTATTTTATGTAGTTCCACGGGTAGAGGGTATTGAAGAGACAACAGGTAAACTGCGAGAAATGATCCCTGGGGGAAGATTTGCGATCGCTCACGGTCAAATGGACGAGAGCGAGTTAGAATCAACCATGCTCACCTTTAGTAACGGTGAAGCAGATATCCTCGTCTGTACCACCATTATTGAATCAGGCTTAGATATTCCCCGCGTCAACACCATCTTAATTGAAGACGCGCACAAGTTTGGTTTATCGCAACTATACCAATTACGCGGACGAGTAGGACGTGCAGGTATTCAAGCTCATGCTTGGCTATTTTATCCCAAACAACGGGCGTTATCTGATGCCGCACGGCAACGTTTACGGGCGATTCAGGAATTTACGCAACTTGGTTCTGGCTATCAGTTAGCAATGCGCGACATGGAAATCAGAGGCGTGGGTAACTTGCTCGGTGCAGAACAATCCGGTCAAATGGAAGCGATTGGTTTTGATTTATACATGGAAATGTTAGAAGAATCAATCCGAGAAATTCGCGGTCAAGAAATACCCAAAGTTGACGACACACAAATTGACCTCAACCTCACCGCCTTTATCCCTGCTGATTATATTCCCGATATTGATCAAAAGATGAGTGCGTATCGTGCGGTAGCAGCAGCAAAATCCAAAGACGAGTTAACGCAGATTGCAGCAGAGTGGGGCGATCGCTATGGTAATTTACCAGTTCCCGCAAATCAACTATTGCGAGTTATGGAACTCAAACAACTAGCGAAACAACTAGGATTTAGCCGCATCAAACCAGAAAACAAACAGCACGTTGTTTTAGAAACCCCAATGGAAGAACCAGCATGGAATTTATTAGCCGCGAACTTACCAGACCATCTCAAGACGCGTTTCGTTTACTCTCCTGGTAAGGTGACAGTACGCGGTTTAGCAGTGTTAAAAGCCGACCAACAATTGCAGAGTTTAATCGATGCGATGACCAAAATGCAGGGTGCGATCGTAGAAGCAGCCGTTGTTTAA
- a CDS encoding endonuclease/exonuclease/phosphatase family protein, which yields MTTFLFWNINKKPLIKEISNLCRIYDVDILILAESNISDVDILLNINSGKERVYLALFNILSTRIKFYFRYPSECVEPVADEGYISIRRLSPPVGNDILVAGIHLSSKLRMTEDDQKFQAARMAEVIREAEVRVKHERTIVIGDFNMNPFEAGVVAADGFHAVMDQNIARQRSRTVQGKEKLFFLQSYVGQNGRYNS from the coding sequence ATGACCACATTCTTATTTTGGAATATAAATAAAAAGCCATTAATCAAAGAAATTAGTAATCTTTGCAGAATATATGATGTTGACATTTTAATATTGGCAGAATCCAATATTTCTGATGTGGATATTTTATTAAACATAAATTCCGGCAAAGAGCGAGTTTATTTAGCGTTATTTAATATTTTATCGACAAGAATCAAATTTTACTTTAGATATCCGTCAGAATGTGTAGAACCAGTTGCAGATGAAGGATACATATCTATTAGAAGGCTATCACCGCCTGTTGGCAATGATATTCTGGTAGCAGGGATTCATCTTTCTAGCAAACTTCGTATGACAGAAGATGATCAAAAATTCCAAGCAGCAAGAATGGCTGAAGTCATCAGAGAAGCCGAGGTAAGAGTTAAACATGAAAGAACTATAGTCATTGGCGACTTCAACATGAATCCATTCGAGGCTGGCGTTGTTGCAGCAGACGGTTTTCATGCGGTAATGGATCAAAATATTGCTCGTCAGCGTAGCCGAACCGTACAAGGAAAAGAAAAATTATTTTTTTTACAATCCTATGTGGGGCAAAATGGGCGATACAACTCCTGA
- a CDS encoding tetratricopeptide repeat protein: MTSQLLSGCLKAFSCVSLSILPLVLSTPAQAQEQSPAKSACQSALSTPQKKSQVKQPQKIAQFQDNTSQERSLLVQQANNLYNQRNFPGAQKALCQLVKKYPKDTFAHYQLGNVFARLQQPEAAISSYREAIRINSKYALAYNAIGAVYANQSRWDEAITEFKKALEINPEYGDALINYGQVLWQINQREQAQASLEKALNIFKKQQRNEKVYQVEQILQRLKTSDNPGVS; this comes from the coding sequence ATGACCAGTCAATTGCTGTCAGGATGTTTGAAAGCCTTTAGCTGTGTATCACTGAGTATCCTTCCCCTAGTTCTGTCAACTCCGGCTCAAGCACAAGAACAATCACCAGCAAAGTCAGCTTGTCAGTCAGCTTTAAGTACCCCCCAAAAGAAGTCACAAGTTAAACAACCACAAAAGATTGCACAGTTTCAAGATAATACATCACAGGAGCGATCGCTGCTGGTGCAACAAGCTAATAATTTATACAATCAGCGTAATTTCCCAGGCGCACAAAAAGCCCTGTGTCAACTTGTGAAAAAATATCCTAAAGATACTTTCGCACACTATCAATTAGGTAATGTCTTTGCGCGTCTCCAGCAACCAGAAGCCGCTATTAGTTCTTACCGTGAAGCTATTCGCATCAACTCTAAATATGCGTTAGCTTATAATGCGATTGGTGCAGTTTACGCTAACCAAAGTCGTTGGGATGAAGCTATTACAGAATTTAAGAAGGCTTTAGAAATTAATCCCGAATATGGTGACGCACTGATTAATTATGGTCAGGTGTTGTGGCAAATAAATCAAAGAGAGCAAGCACAAGCTTCTTTAGAAAAGGCTTTAAATATCTTTAAAAAACAACAGCGAAACGAGAAAGTTTACCAAGTTGAGCAAATTTTGCAACGTCTGAAAACTTCAGATAATCCTGGTGTTTCATGA
- a CDS encoding MFS transporter — protein sequence MNYQKQLQLPAFRSRNYRLFFVGQGISLIGTWMTQLATVWLVYGLTHSALMLGLVGFTSQIPNFFLAPFGGVFVDRFSRYRTLIATQILAMIQSLALAVLVFTGVVQIWHIIALSLLQGFINALDAPARQAFVPELVERRDDLANAIAINSTMINGARLIGPAIGGLLIAQIGVAYCFLVDGLSYIAVIGGLLAMNVKPLKIAVTPGNPLQKVAEGFVYAFRFPPIRAILLLSTLVSLMGLQNTILVPIFAETILEGGAETLGFLMAASGLGALSGGIYLATRRSIVGIGKLIAIAPAILGVGLIAFAVSRYLPLSLFTMLFVGLGTILQIAASNTFLQTIVDEDKRGRLMSLYTMSFLGMIPVGNLLGGWLASHIGAPNTLIIDGIVCIIGSVIFHRQLPGLTRLVRPIYEQKGILAVE from the coding sequence ATGAATTATCAAAAACAGCTGCAACTACCTGCATTTAGATCCAGAAATTACCGTCTGTTTTTTGTAGGACAAGGGATTTCTCTAATTGGGACATGGATGACGCAACTAGCTACGGTTTGGCTAGTGTATGGTTTGACACACTCAGCATTGATGTTGGGGCTAGTGGGATTTACTAGTCAAATTCCTAACTTCTTTCTTGCTCCCTTTGGTGGGGTATTCGTCGATAGATTTTCACGGTATCGTACCTTAATTGCTACCCAAATCCTAGCGATGATTCAATCTCTAGCATTAGCGGTATTAGTTTTCACAGGGGTTGTGCAAATCTGGCACATCATCGCCTTAAGCTTATTGCAGGGATTTATTAACGCCTTGGATGCACCGGCTAGACAAGCATTTGTTCCCGAATTAGTGGAACGCAGAGATGATTTAGCCAATGCGATCGCCATTAATTCCACTATGATTAACGGCGCGCGATTAATCGGCCCAGCCATTGGCGGTTTATTAATAGCTCAGATTGGTGTAGCTTACTGTTTTCTAGTAGATGGACTCAGCTATATTGCGGTTATCGGCGGCTTATTGGCGATGAATGTCAAGCCCTTAAAAATAGCAGTAACTCCAGGTAATCCACTACAAAAAGTCGCAGAAGGATTTGTCTATGCTTTTAGGTTTCCACCCATCCGAGCTATTTTATTACTATCAACTTTAGTGAGTTTAATGGGGTTACAAAACACTATTTTAGTGCCGATTTTTGCTGAGACAATTTTAGAAGGTGGAGCAGAAACCTTGGGATTTTTGATGGCTGCTTCAGGATTGGGAGCTTTATCTGGGGGAATTTATTTAGCTACCCGTAGAAGTATTGTTGGTATTGGGAAATTAATTGCGATCGCACCAGCAATTTTAGGTGTAGGATTAATTGCCTTTGCTGTTTCTCGATACTTACCTTTGTCTCTATTTACAATGTTATTTGTCGGTTTAGGCACAATTTTACAAATAGCCGCTAGTAATACATTTTTGCAAACCATCGTCGATGAAGACAAACGCGGTAGATTAATGAGTTTGTATACCATGTCATTTTTAGGCATGATACCCGTAGGTAATTTATTAGGAGGATGGTTAGCTAGTCATATAGGCGCGCCTAACACCTTAATTATTGATGGGATAGTTTGTATAATTGGTTCTGTAATTTTTCATAGACAATTACCAGGATTGACAAGATTAGTCAGACCAATTTACGAGCAGAAAGGTATTTTAGCCGTTGAATAA
- a CDS encoding MarR family winged helix-turn-helix transcriptional regulator: MIAQPDHSSTLASWQQNLAPYNLGYRIKLLSQLLSRKFTERLEPFGLTPFHWLVLCCLWQEDGLPTSSIGEKLQQVGGTLTGVLDRMEERGLVRRERDTHDRRIWRIWLTDAGKELETVLPPIAAEVREEAMQGVSIADREMFSQILNQAIANLS; the protein is encoded by the coding sequence ATGATTGCTCAACCCGATCATTCTTCTACATTGGCATCATGGCAACAAAATCTCGCGCCATACAACTTGGGTTATAGAATTAAACTGCTTTCACAATTACTAAGTCGCAAATTCACTGAAAGATTAGAACCATTCGGATTGACACCATTTCATTGGTTAGTTCTATGCTGTTTGTGGCAAGAAGATGGTTTACCGACTTCTAGCATTGGGGAAAAATTGCAACAAGTCGGGGGTACTCTCACGGGGGTACTAGACAGGATGGAAGAACGCGGTTTAGTGCGTCGCGAACGGGATACGCACGATCGCAGAATTTGGCGGATTTGGCTAACTGACGCTGGCAAGGAATTGGAAACTGTCTTACCCCCAATTGCAGCAGAGGTGCGTGAAGAGGCTATGCAAGGTGTTTCCATAGCTGATCGTGAAATGTTTTCCCAAATTCTCAATCAGGCGATCGCTAACCTATCTTAA